From Methanocella paludicola SANAE, a single genomic window includes:
- a CDS encoding DUF3006 domain-containing protein yields the protein MKATIDRFEDGWAVLLLREDESVEFELPACMLPCGCREGDILDIVISRDVEATREATERVSGLIEKLKKKNKSSSIIKSPGKDEMPEQ from the coding sequence ATGAAGGCCACGATTGACAGGTTCGAGGACGGATGGGCCGTACTTTTGCTGAGAGAGGATGAGAGCGTCGAGTTCGAGCTTCCGGCGTGTATGCTGCCGTGCGGGTGCCGTGAAGGAGACATCCTTGATATTGTTATTAGCCGGGACGTTGAGGCCACCCGGGAGGCAACGGAGCGGGTGTCCGGGCTCATCGAGAAGCTGAAGAAGAAAAATAAAAGTAGCTCCATCATTAAAAGTCCAGGTAAAGATGAGATGCCTGAGCAATGA
- a CDS encoding ComEC/Rec2 family competence protein, with protein sequence MPEYGHRMKTIDIALGVWLAIAIIVIGYFAIFHGQGGLAKGAPVEVHFIDVGKGDSILVKAGDRCMLVDGGRPSEGPKLVSYLKSQGVTSIDIMVATHPHADHIGGLLDVLREIPVKEVLDSGISQPTRTYESYLTLIDQKNIPYTVAEAGQTFDLGSDVKVEVLAPFEVRNDGGINENSIVLKVEHKNVTFLLTGDAGIPEERQLLESGHSLKSDVFKVPHHGSGYSADQEFISAVSPEVSIIEVGPNPYGHPTRRMLALLEESGSVIYRTDLNGNVVVRSDGTGFTVVPQFETSSAKVLSCAPSNSAMRCAV encoded by the coding sequence TTGCCGGAGTACGGCCACAGGATGAAGACGATAGACATCGCCCTCGGGGTCTGGTTGGCTATTGCTATAATCGTGATCGGCTATTTTGCCATTTTCCACGGGCAGGGCGGGCTGGCAAAGGGAGCGCCCGTCGAGGTCCACTTCATCGACGTGGGCAAGGGCGACTCCATACTGGTAAAGGCGGGCGACCGGTGCATGCTCGTCGACGGCGGGCGGCCGTCCGAGGGGCCGAAGCTTGTATCCTACCTGAAGAGCCAGGGCGTCACGTCAATCGACATCATGGTGGCGACACATCCCCATGCCGACCATATCGGCGGCCTGCTAGACGTGCTTCGGGAGATCCCCGTGAAGGAGGTGCTCGACAGTGGCATCTCCCAGCCCACAAGGACATATGAGTCCTACCTGACGTTGATCGACCAGAAGAACATACCTTATACTGTCGCTGAGGCCGGCCAGACTTTTGACCTGGGCTCCGATGTAAAAGTCGAAGTGCTGGCGCCTTTTGAAGTGAGGAACGATGGCGGCATCAACGAGAACTCCATTGTCCTCAAGGTCGAACATAAAAACGTGACCTTTCTACTCACGGGGGATGCCGGCATTCCAGAAGAGCGGCAGCTTCTCGAGTCGGGCCATAGCCTGAAGAGCGATGTCTTCAAAGTCCCCCATCATGGCAGCGGGTACTCGGCAGACCAGGAGTTCATCTCGGCCGTCTCCCCGGAGGTCAGCATCATTGAGGTCGGGCCGAATCCGTACGGCCACCCGACGCGGCGTATGCTGGCCCTGCTTGAGGAATCCGGCTCCGTCATCTACCGGACCGACCTGAACGGAAACGTCGTGGTGAGGTCGGACGGCACCGGCTTTACAGTTGTGCCGCAGTTCGAGACCTCGTCGGCTAAGGTATTATCGTGTGCGCCGTCGAATAGCGCCATGAGGTGCGCCGTATGA
- the kaiC gene encoding circadian clock protein KaiC, with amino-acid sequence MARERSSTKKVELPKAPTGISGFDDITYGGLPRGRPTLVAGGAGSGKTMFAMEFIVHGAMEYNEPGVYVTFEENVKDLKNNFASLGFDLEKLIEGKKIAVDHVFVERSQIEETGEYNLEALFIRLGYAIDSIGAKRVALDTIEVLFAGLKNDAIVRSELLRLFRWLKDRGISAVVTGEKGDKTLTRYGLEEYIADCVILLDNRVTNELATRRLRIIKYRGSRHGPDEYPFLIGKDGINIFPITSIKTDYKISKDRVSTGIKNFDKMFGGKGYFRGTSILITGTAGTGKSSFAAVYVDSACRRGEKCLYFAFEETQDQIIRNMSSIGLDLGQWVKKGLLKFHVTRPALQGLEMHLVMMEDDIKKYEPKNVVIDPITDLSAVGGGREVKSMITRLNDLMKAGGITILFTDLIRGDVNPEHPAMYISSLIDTWVLLRNFEFNGERNRGLTILKSRGMSHSNQIKEFVITDRGIELIQPYIGSAGVLMGSAKVSQEARDNAEALDTRRDVEHLRIKLEEKRRELDAKVSALKAEYKAEESELEKSLEQKEQDIEIMMKEREVMSMARKAE; translated from the coding sequence ATGGCTAGAGAGAGAAGCAGTACAAAGAAGGTAGAGCTACCTAAGGCCCCTACGGGCATCAGCGGTTTCGACGACATAACATATGGCGGGCTGCCGAGAGGAAGGCCGACGCTCGTCGCCGGAGGAGCTGGCAGCGGCAAGACCATGTTCGCGATGGAGTTCATCGTTCACGGCGCTATGGAGTATAATGAGCCAGGCGTGTACGTCACTTTCGAGGAGAATGTCAAAGACCTGAAAAATAACTTCGCATCCCTGGGCTTTGACCTGGAAAAGCTCATCGAGGGCAAGAAGATCGCCGTCGATCACGTATTCGTAGAGCGTAGCCAGATCGAGGAGACCGGCGAATACAACCTGGAAGCGCTTTTTATACGGCTGGGCTACGCGATCGATTCCATCGGCGCAAAGCGCGTCGCACTGGATACTATCGAGGTGCTGTTCGCGGGCCTGAAGAACGATGCCATCGTCCGCTCTGAGCTGCTACGCCTGTTCCGCTGGCTGAAGGACAGGGGCATAAGCGCCGTAGTGACGGGCGAAAAAGGCGATAAGACGCTGACGCGCTACGGCCTCGAAGAGTACATCGCCGACTGTGTGATATTGTTGGACAACCGTGTGACCAACGAGCTGGCGACCCGGCGGCTCCGCATCATCAAGTACCGTGGGAGCCGGCACGGCCCCGACGAGTACCCGTTCCTGATCGGCAAAGACGGCATCAACATATTCCCCATCACGTCCATCAAGACGGATTACAAAATATCGAAAGACAGGGTATCCACAGGCATCAAAAACTTCGACAAAATGTTCGGGGGAAAAGGCTACTTCCGGGGCACATCGATATTGATTACGGGCACCGCGGGCACCGGCAAGTCCAGCTTTGCGGCGGTTTATGTCGACTCCGCGTGCAGGCGCGGAGAAAAATGCCTGTACTTCGCTTTCGAGGAAACTCAGGACCAGATCATCCGTAACATGAGCTCGATCGGGCTGGACCTCGGGCAATGGGTGAAGAAAGGGCTTTTGAAATTCCACGTCACTCGCCCCGCACTACAAGGGCTTGAGATGCATCTCGTGATGATGGAGGATGACATTAAAAAGTATGAGCCTAAGAATGTAGTTATCGACCCTATCACCGACTTAAGCGCGGTCGGCGGCGGACGGGAGGTCAAGTCCATGATAACACGCCTTAATGACCTTATGAAGGCTGGCGGCATAACCATACTCTTCACGGACCTAATCCGGGGAGATGTTAACCCGGAACATCCTGCCATGTATATCTCCTCGCTCATCGATACCTGGGTCCTGCTCCGCAACTTCGAGTTTAACGGCGAACGCAACCGGGGCCTGACGATATTGAAATCCAGGGGCATGTCCCATTCGAACCAGATCAAGGAATTTGTCATCACTGACCGGGGCATAGAATTGATACAGCCGTACATTGGCTCGGCGGGAGTGCTAATGGGCAGTGCTAAGGTCTCCCAGGAGGCCAGGGATAATGCTGAAGCCCTGGACACCCGCCGCGATGTAGAGCATTTGCGGATCAAGCTCGAGGAGAAGCGCAGGGAACTCGACGCTAAGGTCTCTGCGCTAAAAGCGGAATACAAGGCTGAGGAGAGCGAACTGGAAAAAAGCCTGGAGCAGAAGGAGCAGGACATCGAGATCATGATGAAAGAGCGCGAGGTAATGTCCATGGCTCGAAAGGCAGAATGA
- a CDS encoding circadian clock KaiB family protein: MTARISKSKKAKEVEEFWDLRIYVAGETPKMQQAVKNLEKICDEHLKGRCSIEIIDLMKNPQLAAGEQILAIPTVIRKLPEPVKRLIGDLSIHEKVIVGLDIKKNS; the protein is encoded by the coding sequence ATGACGGCAAGGATCAGCAAGAGTAAAAAAGCCAAAGAAGTGGAAGAGTTCTGGGACCTGCGCATTTATGTAGCCGGAGAGACGCCGAAGATGCAGCAGGCGGTCAAGAACCTGGAAAAGATCTGCGACGAACACCTGAAAGGCAGATGCTCCATCGAGATCATAGACCTTATGAAGAACCCGCAGCTCGCGGCGGGAGAGCAGATACTCGCGATCCCCACGGTGATCCGCAAACTCCCCGAGCCCGTCAAGAGGCTGATCGGGGACCTGTCCATCCATGAGAAGGTCATCGTCGG